A portion of the Bacteroides faecium genome contains these proteins:
- a CDS encoding RagB/SusD family nutrient uptake outer membrane protein: MKIKHIIVACSSIIAFASCNYLDYDETNGLNTREDIYRYFDKTKQMLTHVYTYMPQDFGVIGGAMRDCASDDAEFGATGGNIQDMTNGNWSAIKTRDDNWGLYEGVRAANEFLQSLEDVDLSRYEYNTNYENWMKQLGYFPYEARVLRAHYFFELARRYGDIAMPLKTLTTEEANAIGKTPFEEVIRFIVSECEDGANNLPATYVGQPNNETGRITKGFAMAVKSKALLYAASKQHNPSNNQEKWEASAKAAYDIIKTDLYRLDPNEKANNISSPEVVLFHMNGNSAAFERNNFPVRFTEGTRATPATATFPSQNLVNAFQTIKGYAVTLTDNGWECEDPDFNPQNPYANRDPRFERTILANGMSFKGSEIAVYKGGSDYTSVSEGGSPTGYFLRKYIQETTSFEADKEVVNKHHWIVYRYAETLLTYAESMVMAFKNPQYTNSDFPKSAEWALNEVRTNAGMPTVSITDPNEFMKALQNEWRVEFAFEDHRFWDIRRWQIGEDTQKELYGVSIERATDGTLNFQRTLYKSRTWNQRMYLYPIPQSELFKNKNLNPQNTGW; encoded by the coding sequence CCTGCAATTACCTGGATTACGATGAAACGAACGGATTAAATACCCGGGAAGATATCTACCGGTATTTCGATAAGACCAAACAAATGCTCACCCATGTATATACCTATATGCCGCAAGACTTTGGCGTCATCGGCGGAGCTATGAGAGATTGTGCCAGTGATGATGCCGAATTCGGAGCAACGGGAGGCAACATACAGGATATGACCAACGGCAACTGGTCGGCTATTAAAACCCGCGATGATAACTGGGGGCTATACGAAGGTGTCCGCGCAGCCAATGAATTCCTTCAATCATTGGAAGACGTAGACCTGTCGCGCTATGAGTATAACACCAATTATGAGAACTGGATGAAGCAACTGGGTTACTTCCCGTATGAAGCACGCGTACTTAGAGCCCACTACTTCTTCGAGCTTGCCCGCAGATATGGAGACATCGCCATGCCGTTGAAAACTCTTACGACCGAAGAAGCAAACGCTATCGGTAAGACACCCTTTGAAGAGGTGATCCGCTTTATCGTATCCGAATGTGAAGACGGTGCAAACAATCTGCCCGCAACATACGTCGGTCAGCCTAATAACGAAACCGGACGAATCACCAAAGGCTTTGCCATGGCTGTGAAGTCAAAAGCCCTGCTATATGCAGCAAGCAAACAGCACAACCCGTCCAACAATCAGGAGAAATGGGAAGCGTCCGCCAAAGCTGCCTATGACATTATCAAGACAGACTTATACCGGCTCGATCCGAATGAGAAAGCAAATAATATTTCTTCACCGGAAGTCGTCCTGTTCCACATGAACGGCAACAGCGCCGCGTTTGAGCGTAACAACTTCCCGGTCCGGTTCACCGAAGGAACACGTGCCACACCGGCCACTGCCACATTCCCGTCGCAGAATCTGGTAAATGCTTTCCAGACTATCAAAGGATATGCCGTCACCCTGACCGATAATGGTTGGGAATGTGAAGACCCCGATTTCAATCCGCAAAATCCGTATGCCAACCGTGACCCGCGCTTCGAGCGCACGATTCTTGCCAACGGCATGTCGTTCAAAGGTTCCGAAATCGCGGTATATAAAGGTGGAAGTGATTATACGTCCGTTTCCGAAGGAGGTTCGCCCACCGGTTACTTCCTGCGGAAATATATCCAGGAGACTACCAGTTTCGAAGCGGACAAGGAAGTAGTCAACAAACATCACTGGATTGTCTACCGCTATGCGGAAACATTGCTTACTTACGCGGAATCTATGGTAATGGCATTTAAGAACCCGCAATATACCAACAGTGATTTTCCGAAATCGGCGGAATGGGCACTGAACGAAGTCAGAACAAATGCCGGAATGCCAACCGTCTCCATTACCGACCCGAACGAATTTATGAAGGCATTGCAGAATGAATGGCGCGTTGAATTTGCTTTCGAAGACCACCGTTTCTGGGATATACGCAGATGGCAGATTGGAGAGGACACCCAAAAGGAACTCTACGGCGTAAGCATCGAAAGAGCAACGGATGGTACATTGAATTTCCAACGGACGCTTTATAAAAGCAGGACATGGAACCAACGGATGTATCTCTATCCTATTCCGCAAAGCGAGTTATTCAAGAATAAAAACCTGAATCCCCAGAACACGGGATGGTAA
- a CDS encoding BACON domain-containing protein translates to MKKLSFYTILCCLVVVCTFSLNSCQEFNIDSQTEYPPLLETDAQAEYAVLAKSPHTIVFNISSNTPWKIESNKNWCVPSPAMSSASSLIAEVSVITEENPDEQERTAILTITADGMKESKTITVTQAAKGTLLVQGFDDPFPSEGGEATFTVTSNKAWKVTSSNQWLTLAKEEGEGNGEKVTITATAKPNTGLKRTATLTIASDGYETEITATQNGIMLEFPAMSAEDVILPSNAGETKSFSVATNLAPESWNVSTEDNWISVSKNAAGDAVKVTTKSEIYFKDRTAIIRLEADKTLGIDPVELEIKQNRGSIAWPENAVYEEGTESGVTITQSRFYVNKHYKLATFEVKLNEVNLTKDAIFFQYYKDESIPGSQGPTINCWMGDNDGNGSYDDLNDFCLRTRDNWGDNGNINTPNKLTGLDVNKLNAMKTLKFTMIPNPDTEGNVLIKLDIDGVNYANIGNLKNPFTGAGNSYAGNFAYFGFLNGKASGSIDIASLEVTPIAFE, encoded by the coding sequence ATGAAAAAGCTATCATTTTATACAATACTATGCTGCTTGGTAGTGGTATGTACATTCAGCCTGAATTCATGCCAGGAATTCAACATCGACTCCCAAACCGAATACCCACCTCTATTAGAGACTGACGCTCAAGCAGAATATGCCGTATTAGCCAAATCCCCGCATACGATTGTTTTCAATATCAGTTCCAATACTCCCTGGAAGATTGAAAGCAACAAGAATTGGTGCGTACCCAGCCCGGCAATGAGTTCAGCCAGTTCCCTTATCGCCGAAGTCTCTGTCATTACGGAAGAAAATCCGGATGAACAGGAGCGCACGGCTATCCTGACTATCACCGCAGACGGAATGAAGGAAAGCAAAACAATCACTGTCACACAGGCAGCGAAAGGGACTCTGCTCGTACAAGGTTTCGATGACCCGTTCCCGAGTGAAGGCGGTGAGGCTACCTTTACGGTCACTTCCAATAAAGCATGGAAAGTAACCAGTTCCAATCAATGGCTGACGCTTGCAAAAGAAGAGGGAGAAGGCAACGGCGAAAAGGTTACCATTACAGCAACTGCCAAACCCAATACCGGTTTGAAACGTACAGCTACACTGACCATTGCTTCCGACGGATATGAAACAGAAATCACAGCCACACAAAACGGGATTATGCTGGAATTCCCCGCAATGTCAGCAGAAGACGTAATACTTCCATCCAATGCCGGTGAAACGAAATCATTCTCTGTCGCAACCAATCTTGCTCCTGAAAGTTGGAATGTATCCACCGAAGACAATTGGATTAGTGTCAGCAAAAACGCAGCAGGTGACGCAGTAAAAGTAACTACGAAATCAGAGATTTACTTTAAAGACCGTACAGCTATCATCCGTTTGGAAGCCGACAAGACTTTGGGAATTGACCCCGTGGAACTGGAAATCAAACAAAACAGAGGTAGTATCGCATGGCCGGAAAATGCCGTTTATGAGGAAGGTACGGAATCGGGAGTTACAATCACCCAAAGCCGTTTCTACGTAAACAAGCATTATAAATTGGCCACATTTGAGGTTAAGCTCAACGAAGTGAACCTTACCAAAGACGCAATTTTCTTCCAGTATTATAAAGACGAATCAATCCCCGGCTCCCAAGGACCTACAATTAACTGCTGGATGGGAGATAATGACGGTAATGGAAGTTATGATGACCTGAATGATTTTTGTCTAAGAACCAGAGATAACTGGGGAGATAACGGCAACATTAATACTCCGAATAAACTCACCGGACTGGATGTTAATAAACTAAATGCAATGAAAACATTGAAGTTTACAATGATTCCAAATCCGGATACTGAAGGCAATGTCCTCATCAAACTTGATATTGACGGAGTTAATTATGCCAATATCGGGAACCTGAAGAATCCGTTTACAGGTGCAGGAAACAGCTATGCAGGAAATTTTGCCTACTTCGGCTTCTTGAACGGAAAAGCATCCGGCAGTATTGACATTGCCTCTTTAGAGGTTACTCCCATCGCTTTTGAATAA
- a CDS encoding BACON domain-containing protein, with protein MKENIKQIMNWRTLLGTLILISSWSVQSCKDNEPMKWVDLRYKAADSYTIAASGEEKVSIQVKSTDPWIVYSNHSDWCTISPNQGEADELYDVQITYKPNTSLDDRIDTITIKSDYWIGKEVGIIQKGIAYLTLENADDLLLEKEETARSFNVSSNQNWSAAVTEGGEWLSIQSGESGTLDGVVTLKASENKGEQRSGTVIIYDRHGKEAANVECTQKGVVLTPATQSLRALYNDATVTLHVESNGEWTIEKENAEDEWYSFTKTEYNGTDDIVISLQENTGSSVLKSTFRISSKAQAGTEPIVKVITLKQGNKAEAKRHSFVDSEWTITAGKPVFADGAVSFAYEGTNCRISREGMKPGTYKFHISASSNDAQCQLYFLYGEKEIRWMLFKGEGENARCGTSDGGIIQYPFDNKKAEYTMEMHVLEGNPSGSMKLEWHLDGAVLRSIPSYTGVAYGTNAQIILGVAKGTATYDWWEYTAPIEWGDE; from the coding sequence ATGAAAGAAAACATAAAACAAATTATGAATTGGCGTACCTTACTAGGTACGCTAATCCTCATCAGCTCATGGTCTGTCCAGTCCTGTAAAGACAACGAACCGATGAAATGGGTAGATTTGCGCTACAAAGCAGCAGACAGTTACACCATTGCCGCTTCCGGTGAAGAAAAAGTATCTATCCAGGTGAAATCAACCGATCCGTGGATCGTTTACAGCAATCACAGTGACTGGTGCACCATTTCACCGAATCAAGGTGAAGCCGATGAACTCTATGATGTACAAATCACCTATAAACCCAATACCTCATTGGACGACCGTATAGATACTATCACTATCAAAAGTGATTACTGGATTGGAAAAGAGGTAGGTATTATACAAAAAGGCATAGCTTACTTAACGCTTGAAAACGCAGACGACCTGCTTCTTGAAAAAGAAGAAACGGCCCGTTCATTCAACGTGAGCTCCAACCAGAACTGGTCGGCAGCAGTCACCGAAGGCGGCGAATGGCTTTCCATACAATCCGGAGAAAGCGGGACACTCGACGGCGTGGTAACACTGAAAGCCTCGGAAAACAAAGGGGAACAACGCTCCGGAACAGTAATCATATATGACCGTCACGGCAAAGAAGCGGCAAACGTTGAATGTACGCAGAAAGGTGTTGTACTTACACCAGCTACTCAAAGCCTACGCGCATTATACAATGATGCGACAGTCACGCTTCATGTAGAATCTAACGGAGAATGGACAATAGAAAAAGAAAATGCAGAGGACGAATGGTATTCATTTACAAAGACTGAGTACAATGGAACGGATGATATAGTAATCAGCTTGCAGGAAAACACCGGCTCGTCCGTACTGAAATCCACTTTCCGAATCTCCAGCAAAGCACAGGCCGGAACCGAGCCTATTGTGAAAGTCATTACCCTGAAACAAGGAAATAAAGCGGAAGCGAAACGTCATTCCTTTGTAGATAGCGAATGGACTATTACTGCCGGCAAACCGGTATTCGCAGATGGCGCAGTAAGCTTCGCTTATGAAGGCACCAACTGCCGCATCTCCCGGGAAGGTATGAAACCGGGAACTTACAAATTCCATATCAGCGCAAGCAGTAATGACGCCCAGTGCCAGCTTTACTTCCTCTACGGAGAAAAAGAGATACGGTGGATGCTCTTCAAAGGAGAAGGTGAGAATGCACGTTGCGGTACTTCCGACGGTGGTATCATACAATATCCATTTGACAACAAGAAGGCCGAATACACCATGGAAATGCATGTTCTGGAAGGTAACCCCAGTGGAAGCATGAAACTGGAATGGCATCTGGACGGAGCAGTATTACGTTCTATACCATCCTATACCGGAGTGGCTTATGGAACCAACGCCCAAATTATTCTGGGAGTAGCCAAAGGAACAGCTACCTACGACTGGTGGGAATACACCGCTCCAATAGAATGGGGAGACGAATAA
- a CDS encoding DUF4971 domain-containing protein, with the protein MKILLQIIFTLIASVCISCNDSEAIAGKPEARIAQFTLQCGDTYYRGNINDESKVIRISGITSRKAITGVNYQLSGGSKHLPRSPESEALGNRTAVHRDKQRQSANL; encoded by the coding sequence ATGAAGATATTACTACAAATTATATTTACTCTGATAGCTTCCGTATGTATAAGTTGCAACGACTCGGAAGCAATAGCCGGCAAACCGGAAGCCAGAATCGCACAATTCACATTGCAATGCGGAGATACTTATTATAGAGGGAACATCAATGATGAAAGCAAAGTAATCCGTATCAGCGGCATTACAAGCAGAAAAGCAATCACAGGAGTCAACTATCAATTATCAGGGGGGAGCAAGCATCTCCCCCGATCCCCGGAAAGTGAAGCGTTGGGAAACAGAACAGCAGTTCACCGTGACAAGCAGCGACAATCAGCTAACCTCTGA
- a CDS encoding glycosyl hydrolase family 18 protein: MTSSDNQLTSEYTVLLPELQEEPETSPKVVIGYLPAHDFDFDAQFDNIHWEYLTHINVSFAHVKSDGTLNTDKVPVNKLRQIRTRAKEHGVKVLISLNKSDNGEFAAAIDNAETRNALVANIVNFTQANQLDGFDIDYEDYNHWNTNSLVAFAKALHEAKSADMLMTCAVICWKDYTIKWQEYFDYINIMSYDRVMGNSSTPGQHASYTDFVSDMNYWATKFQAPKSKIVGGLPFYGYSWDNDVNKDEVGAIRFNGILNHFGKTYDVEEVADADQFGKTYYNGRPTIRRKCQYVMDNDFGGVMIWQLFQDAYQEELKLIKVVGEVIMQE, encoded by the coding sequence GTGACAAGCAGCGACAATCAGCTAACCTCTGAATATACGGTTCTGCTTCCCGAATTACAGGAAGAGCCGGAGACATCCCCCAAAGTCGTTATCGGCTATCTGCCTGCGCATGACTTTGATTTTGATGCGCAATTTGATAATATTCACTGGGAGTATCTGACACATATCAACGTAAGCTTCGCACATGTGAAATCAGACGGAACATTGAATACGGACAAGGTACCTGTAAACAAACTCCGTCAAATTCGCACAAGAGCAAAGGAACACGGGGTGAAGGTACTGATTTCTCTGAATAAAAGCGATAATGGTGAATTTGCAGCTGCTATCGACAATGCAGAAACAAGAAACGCATTAGTTGCCAATATTGTAAATTTCACTCAGGCAAACCAACTCGACGGATTTGATATTGACTACGAAGATTATAACCACTGGAACACAAACTCACTCGTAGCCTTCGCCAAAGCTTTACACGAAGCCAAAAGTGCTGATATGCTAATGACTTGTGCCGTAATCTGCTGGAAAGACTATACCATTAAATGGCAAGAATACTTTGATTATATCAATATCATGAGCTATGACAGGGTAATGGGAAATTCGTCTACACCAGGACAGCATGCCTCTTACACCGATTTTGTAAGTGATATGAACTACTGGGCAACCAAGTTCCAAGCTCCAAAGTCAAAGATTGTAGGCGGTTTGCCATTCTATGGCTATTCATGGGACAACGATGTCAACAAGGATGAAGTAGGAGCTATCCGCTTTAATGGGATACTTAATCATTTCGGAAAGACTTATGATGTAGAAGAAGTAGCCGATGCTGACCAATTCGGCAAAACATATTATAATGGGCGACCAACTATCCGGAGAAAATGCCAGTATGTAATGGATAATGATTTTGGCGGAGTTATGATCTGGCAACTATTCCAGGATGCGTATCAGGAAGAACTTAAATTAATCAAGGTTGTGGGAGAAGTTATTATGCAAGAGTAA
- a CDS encoding glycoside hydrolase family 97 protein, producing the protein MKRMMRRLLPVLMAVVPLTVCAQKVYELKDASGRVQVNVSVNDKNVEYSVLHEGDVMIDHSPVSMKLTDGTAFGVNPKVRKVNRRSVNETIYPPVYKKKSIEDRFNELTIDFKGGYSLVFRAYEDGAAYRFVSSLKKPFMVESEQAVFCFPNDPKLFVASPKGRMNEGKKDPFYSSFQNTYVETALSAWDKEQIAFLPVLVEGKNQKKICITEADLLDYPGMYVKHGDSGFSLEGTFAAYPKKVVDEVRGLKGVVKSREPYIAKVEGATAFPWRVMVISKDDTELLCSDMVYKLATPAQFTDFSWIKPGKVAWDWWNDWNIYDVDFRAGINNETYKYYIDFASRFGIEYVILDEGWAVPGKADLFQVIPEIDLEELVSYAKSKHVDLILWAGYRAFEKDMDRVCKHYAAMGIKGFKIDFMDRDDQHVVEFNRKAAETGAKYKLLIDLHGTFKPTGLQRTYPNTINFEGVHGLEELKWAEPGTDQVVYDVTAPFIRMVAGPMDYTQGAMNNVIMKNFHAVYTEPMSQGTRCRQLALYTIFDSPINMLCDAPTNYMKEEECTKFIASIPTVWDQTLPISGKVAEYIVMARQKDGIWYVGGLTDWNARDVEVDLSFLGKGEFKAEIFKDGINADRVGKDYKREVIRVSADKKLKLHMAPGGGFVVKITSVEETSGVN; encoded by the coding sequence ATGAAACGTATGATGAGAAGACTTTTGCCGGTTCTAATGGCTGTCGTGCCTTTGACCGTTTGTGCGCAAAAAGTGTATGAACTGAAGGATGCATCCGGTAGGGTGCAGGTGAATGTGAGTGTAAATGATAAGAATGTTGAATACTCTGTTCTCCACGAAGGGGATGTGATGATAGACCACTCTCCTGTCTCCATGAAACTGACGGACGGAACAGCTTTCGGCGTGAATCCGAAAGTCAGGAAAGTCAATAGGCGGTCGGTGAATGAAACGATTTACCCGCCTGTCTACAAAAAGAAATCAATCGAAGACAGGTTCAATGAACTGACGATTGACTTTAAGGGTGGATATAGCCTGGTATTCAGAGCATACGAAGACGGTGCCGCCTATCGTTTTGTTTCCAGTTTGAAAAAGCCGTTTATGGTAGAAAGCGAACAGGCGGTTTTCTGTTTCCCGAATGACCCGAAACTATTCGTGGCTTCTCCGAAAGGAAGAATGAACGAGGGCAAAAAAGATCCTTTTTACAGTTCTTTCCAAAATACGTATGTAGAGACAGCTTTGTCCGCATGGGACAAAGAGCAGATTGCCTTCTTACCGGTTCTGGTAGAGGGAAAGAATCAAAAGAAAATCTGTATTACCGAAGCCGATTTATTGGATTATCCGGGTATGTATGTGAAGCACGGGGATTCCGGTTTCTCTTTGGAAGGCACGTTTGCCGCTTATCCTAAGAAAGTGGTGGACGAAGTACGCGGGCTCAAAGGCGTAGTGAAATCCCGTGAACCTTATATTGCCAAGGTAGAGGGAGCTACCGCTTTTCCCTGGCGTGTAATGGTCATTTCAAAGGATGACACTGAACTGTTGTGCAGTGATATGGTCTATAAACTGGCTACTCCGGCTCAATTCACCGATTTTTCATGGATTAAACCGGGTAAGGTTGCCTGGGATTGGTGGAACGACTGGAATATCTATGACGTGGACTTCCGTGCAGGAATCAATAATGAGACTTATAAATATTACATTGATTTCGCTTCCAGGTTCGGCATCGAATATGTGATATTGGATGAAGGTTGGGCAGTTCCGGGTAAAGCGGATTTGTTTCAGGTCATTCCGGAAATTGATTTGGAAGAACTAGTCAGCTATGCGAAAAGTAAGCATGTGGATTTGATATTATGGGCGGGCTATCGCGCTTTTGAGAAGGATATGGACCGTGTATGCAAACATTATGCAGCTATGGGAATTAAGGGCTTCAAGATTGACTTTATGGATCGTGACGACCAGCACGTCGTTGAGTTCAATCGTAAGGCGGCTGAAACCGGAGCGAAATATAAACTCTTGATTGACCTGCACGGTACATTCAAACCGACCGGTCTTCAGCGTACTTATCCCAACACTATCAACTTTGAAGGGGTTCATGGACTGGAAGAACTGAAATGGGCGGAACCGGGTACGGATCAGGTGGTATATGATGTAACTGCACCTTTCATCCGCATGGTAGCCGGACCGATGGACTATACACAGGGAGCGATGAACAACGTGATTATGAAAAACTTCCATGCAGTATATACGGAACCGATGAGCCAGGGAACCCGTTGCCGCCAGTTGGCACTCTACACAATCTTCGATTCTCCCATTAATATGCTATGTGATGCTCCTACCAACTATATGAAAGAAGAAGAATGTACGAAATTTATCGCTTCTATTCCTACCGTATGGGATCAGACGCTTCCTATTAGCGGAAAGGTAGCGGAATATATTGTCATGGCTCGCCAGAAAGACGGCATCTGGTATGTAGGTGGGCTGACCGACTGGAATGCACGTGATGTTGAAGTTGATTTGTCTTTCTTGGGAAAAGGTGAATTTAAAGCTGAAATATTCAAAGACGGCATCAACGCCGACCGTGTAGGAAAAGATTATAAGCGGGAAGTGATTCGTGTATCGGCAGATAAGAAGCTGAAACTACACATGGCGCCCGGTGGTGGTTTTGTGGTGAAGATAACAAGCGTTGAGGAAACTTCTGGGGTAAATTAG